Genomic segment of Triticum aestivum cultivar Chinese Spring chromosome 6A, IWGSC CS RefSeq v2.1, whole genome shotgun sequence:
GAGTGGAGAAAATGAGCAAATGTTAAGAGCGTGGAGATGAATGAGtatggctaaggaaccaggggcacagatgtaaaaatcccttAAAAAATATAGATTGAAGTATTTGAGTGGACCATACATTTTTCAATTTCTCAGGTTTCCAAATTTTCTCAATTGCTGGTTGAAACCAAAAGGATGATAAAACTTTTCTTTTTCTTGATATATCATCTTGATCAGTTCACGTTGATCCTTCCGATGGCTCAATTTTTGTGTCAATGAGTACTATCAAGATGgatttaattgtgtgccaaaatgGGCAAGAGAAATTCATAAATATGGGTGATGCCAAATATTATTGATTAGAGTGTTTCCAAGCACAAAAGATGTTAATGTACCTAAAAACAAGTGTAAATTCTTAGTGGTCAACCTAATGCAGACCTTTTCCGATGTTGGAGTTGATAAAAGACATCCCTAATTATGCCTGAAAATTCCAAGTAACTGAACATTAGTGATCTCCATGATTCTGTCATAGATTATGTAAACCAACTAGGGTAATATGGATATTTACTTTCCAGttattatttattccaaaaatactTATTACCACTTTATTAATTAATATATTGTACAATTAGCAAAGCTAGTAAGGTTGACACCCCTGTTGCAATTGTTGGGGTCACAAGTAATGTTTTGTTAGTATTGCGGAATTAATTATTGGTGTAGAAAACTTCTACATCCTCAAATACTTAGCTCTCATTGGAAACTTATTTCTtgttacaaacctctgcacttgaggGCCCCAATTCCTTACATCCTAATAAGACATCATTCGGTTGTAAGAATCCCAACCGTTCCATATACTCTAGATTTTTCTATTTGCATCCATGTCTAATTATATATCACTATAATGATATTTCTTATACCCATCACCGTTAGAGTGTCTACTAATTTCCTTTTGAGATGTCAACTAATATATTTAAGAATATGCAAAACAAATATGCAGTATATTTATGGAAGTGTCACAAATTATTCAAGAAGCATGTGATTTGTCATTTCTTTTTACATTTGGATTTAGGTAATTATGTTTTAAGATTCAATATATCAAAATAtataactttgaaaatagatttgaAATTATCACGATTCAATATTTGCGATTTAACACAAATAATTATAAACAAGTATTAAAGTTTAGTATATATGAATTTCTAAAGACTGCATGTATGTGTCCGCCGGGCGCCAGCGTATCTGTCCGCTAGGTTTCTAATGCATATTGCTTCCACAAGTTGTCAAGTGTCATGTATGAGAGGAGTGAAGTTGGCAATGAATCAAGCTAATACTTCCAATCAAATAACCAACTTACAGCTTAATATCAAAGTAGCAAAAAAAATAAGAGGCCCAATTTAGCTACATCCCAAACAGGAATAGTACTGCTCCCTTGGTAGTTCAGCAATCAGTAACATTACAAAAAACAAGGGGCGTCCCAGCAACACAAGATCCTTTCACATGCTCAATACCCTAACTGACGAAAACGACGCCTCAAGTACCTTCCATGAAAGACATACCGCCTGTTACGTGCAGCAAGGATGATGTCCCCTTCTTCTTGTGGAGTGATGGTCAAATCAGTCGGTATGTTATCCACAAGATAATCATCAGGGTCATGATTAGCAACTGTAGAACAGACAAAAAAATCAGTTAATCACAGGTACATAATCGACAGACTGAAGAATATGAAAAGAtgcagccaatgaaataacagaaaACAAACAAACAGTGAAGCTTTGTTATAAGCTCGGCATGCTTACAGAGAAATAACAGAAAACATAATGGATTTTGTTTCAAGATACCAGACTACACTTGCAGCTCTTGAAGAGGCAAAAAATGAGGCTTTGCAAAAAATTATGCAAGACAACTATTATGACCTAGAAAAATATTTTTACCTATCAAACAATTATTATTAAGTATTATCATTGTTTATTGGGCAAAGATTACGTTGCAAGACAAATCTGAAGCTTTGCAAAATTTGGTTCTACATGGGGGAGTACAAAGATCGTAGGAAGTTGTCCAGATTATATTTAAGAGAAGAAATTCATACCAAAGAGTTTAGGAGGCAGCCCATGATCATTCTGTCTAGAAACCTTGAAGAAATTAGTGAACCAAGCACTATCGGCGGTGATTTTTCCATATCCTCCGAGTTGACTCTTTTTGTTCCAGTTGAACAAAGATCGCCACCCTTCAGCACTTCCCACCTGCCTGCAAAAGGCTGTTCCTGCTAAATCTAGTGCAAAGTAAGCCCTATGTCCCTGTTCTGATATCACTCCAACTAGCAGAACAACATGAGCAGAAACATCCTCCCCATCAGCAATAAGTTGAGCCACAACAGAGGCAGGCATAGCTGTGTAGTATTGACAATACTGCAGTTGTTCATATCCAACACCATCAAAGAAGGTAGCAAGCACAGCATTGCCATCAGCAATTTGCCGACAAACTTCCTCGAAATCATCACAGTGAATGGCCCGGATTTCACCACCAGTGAAGTGATGACTCACACTTTTAGTTGACTGCATGGTTGACTGCATGGATTCAAATCCAATAATGTTACAGCAAGTGGTGGATAGCAAGTGATTTCAAAAagatttcacgaaaaaaacgttgtGGACATCAAGTAATAGAGTCAGAAGCATACCATGGATTCCATTGGAACTCCTGCCAAAAGCATTGAAAGCATGCGCAGAATTTTGTGGACACCGCCACCAGTAGTTCTGAAAGGGAACTCTTCATCAAAACGACTAATGAAGTGTTCTGGAACACAATAAGTATTAGCCACACTTAATACAGGTTCCTCGCTAGAGCACGCAATCATTATTCTGTTCATCATCTCAGTCAGTTGAGCTACTGCATATGCCACACATTCACCTGCACAAAAACAGAACAAGAATGACTAGGTTATACACAACATAAGAGCATTTACGATAAAAGAAATCACTTACATATATTACTAGATGATTTATAGGCATTCATAACAAATATTAAAATATAAAACTAGCACATTACTACAAATAAGAATTAGGACAGTGAAGAGTTAATCAGCACACAATTGGTCGGGAGGAAGAACGAAAACTACCATAGGTAGAATAGATGTTGTACGACAGATTTGAAATGCACAAAAGAACTTACCGGGATCGCCTACTTTGATTTTCTGTTCTTTGACTTCACCCACAATCGAAATTCCATTCATCAAGACAGTTGCAAGGTTTAAACTAAAGTTATTTGGGTTCTACAAGAAACAAGTTATAAGTTTCATTCGAGAGAAACAAAGTAACAAAAGAAAAATAGATGAAGGAACAAATTCATACCATAGATTTACAGCTAACACAGTACAATGGTGGGAAATCAAACACAAGGAATCTTATAGTTTTCATCTTCTGATGGCAATGAGGACACTCCCAGCTTGGGACATCACATTCACTTCTAGTGCCAAAAACGATTTCGACTCCATTAATTATCCGGGGTTCCATAGGACCTTGCATGAGACCTGcaaggaaaaaaaatcagatgtacgAAAGTTATAATCTCGAGACTGGGTCAGATGTACAATTTGGGAGGAGAAGAGATTAGAACCACGGATGGATAACAACATCTACCCTGGTACGGGATAAAAACTTGCATGTAGAAAAATAAAGAAACACAACACCGCCCACCCTTTGTCTAAGATGAGGGTTCGGTGACTGGATTATCTAGCGAATCCGGAAAGTAAAGTTCCAAATCATCAACGCAAAATCTACCAAATCAAGACTCTCTGCGGATCCGGAAGCTGCTGGACCGGGGGAGGGAGAGAAGCCGTTGTGGGGGGTATTTATCTGCGTTATGATGATGCGGGGCGGGCCTGGACAGCCGTTGGATCTAGGGAAAAATGGGCGGATGCGGTGGCGTATTCAGAGTATGGGGCGTGGACGGGGTTACAATCGATCCTTTCGCAACTCTGAATTTCATGGTGAGTCGAGGAAATAAAATACAAGAGTATATTTACTATAATATTAAAGAACGGTCgatttcatagttctccatacggCATCCCGTTTATATCCGTTAATTTTGTTTTAACTATGAAGATTGACGATTGAGATTTTCCAAAATAAACGAAGGGTCATGAGGTGTCTTCAGGTCGCATCGCTGGTTCTGTCCGCTTGTCCAACACGTAACCAACACCGTAAAGCTAATCCCCTTTGATTTTCTCCTCCCAAATCCCCTTGCCagatccttttcaaaaaaaaaatcccctTGCCAAATTTCTTCTCAAATTGAAAAACATGAGGTCAGCAAGATGTAGCCATTGGAGGGCGAGTGTAAGCTCCACGTTACCGGCAGAGGACGAGCCAGCCGGCCCGAGGTTCGCCGACGACGAGTTTGACCACTTCCCTAGGATGACACATGGCTTACCATGACGATCGGCGTAGGCGGGCACCTCCGCGGCTGCGGCTTCGGCCTGATACTGCGAAAGCACGGCCTCGCCGCGGATCACGTCGTCGATGCCTTCTTGGTGGATGCCAATCCACCACGGGGAGTGCCGTGgtattttcacggcagatgtcctcttaggacttagtcgcgaggccatcAGCGTCGAGTGGTAGATCAAAGGGGTTAAACGAGAGACACAATGATTACCCAGATTCggcccctctcggtggaggtaaaagcctacttctgCTTGGATTGCATtgatgatctcgattacaagggtTTCGCGTGGCTAACCTAGCAATCGAGGGGTTCTAACTTGATCTTTCTGACCTTGGGGCTCCCCTTTATATATAGGGTGAGACAAGGGGCGTACATTAGAGTTCGGGCCGGAAACATGATCCGTGCCCAAGTCTTTCTTTTCCTCTAAGGAATAATACAATGGCGGTTCACAAGTAGGCTTCTGTCGGTATGTCATGGGCAGGCCCATCCAGCGGGCGGCTTATCCTTCTGGGCGAGTCTCCTGGAGGTCTTCGGCCCACCTGGCCTGGTCCATCTTGTAAGTCGCCATTAGCATTGACCCGGCCCTAAACGGGCGGGTTATATCCTATGATTATATCCCGAACATTAGCCCTCAGGTTGACTTGGATTCATTCATGACAACCTTCGAAACCATTGTCCTATGCAGCTCGGCAAGCAAAATCAAGGTGACTTCACTCGGCTTCTGTAAGTGAATTGGTGCTTGTAGCTTGTAGTTAAGCTTGGTTTCCCTTAATGAAAATCAGAGGACACATTCATGGAATGGTGGGACAAGGCTCGGAAGTCCTTTCATGGTAAGCTCAAGAGAGGGTTTGACTCGTTTGTCATCTTGACTGTGTGGCATCTACGAAAGCAAAGAAACGCAAGAGTGTTCAACAGGATCGATCAAGCGCGCACGGACACTAACCTTGTCCAGCTCATCCATGAGGAGATCAAGCTTTGGAAGACGGCGGGTATAGGAGTTGAGGGCTTACATAGATTTGTGAGAGAGTAATCTTTTGTGTCTTCTTTCGGAGTTGGAGTTCTGTGTATCCCGTCTTAGCATGGGTTCTTGTAAAACATTCTTTCTTCCTTCTATAAAAATACGGTACGCttttggcgtactctcgaaaaaaaatcaGAAGGGAAATCCCTTCTTTTCTTTAAAACAGATGAGTTCACTCGTGCAAGGACGAGAACCGCCTTCAGGAGTGTTAGAGCATCGACAACTGGCCTCCTCGAATCCTTCCTTAAACGTCTACAGAAGTGTCGGATCACTGATCGGacaggaaaaaaaaggaaaaaagtgatttaatcgagtagatgatttttcatataaaaaactttttaatccgagttcgtatgcaaaagttatgcccattttacaaattccagagagattttgtaaataaagtcgaaattcatatttgtaaatttttccaacaactagaccacatatcacatgggaaacttattttattttatttttattgacatttccatcattttcttttgttttttctaaaactgaaaaggcggtccacgaggggggggggtttgaaaatgggacctttagtaccggttcgtgccatgaaccggtactaatgcctcaaagcccattagtcccggttggtgccaccaaccgggaccaatgggcatcgcaccctttagtcccggttcgtggcacgaaccgggactaaagggcccaggtgaaacgggactaatgccttagccgcacgaaccgggataaatgcacccattggtcccggttctggactgaaccgggactaatgggcttacccggcctggaccgaagcccccttttctactagtgtttgttatcaatggatatgatttattctacaatcgAAGGAATAGTTCCGAGTCACTGCAGGCTGACGAccaggcacttgggggctacattattcaaattgagattacatcaaatattcaagtcccatgttactgccagcatgcaccatggcacttgggggctaatgcaaaattattgtttgctcaccttattgaagacccgactcatcacattgtaatgagccggcccttgggagctaccaattgctcttgttaacaattcaaggtacacacgTCTTAAACCATTATATTGAAGTAttcactgctcagttggtaaagcacaaagctcttaaccttgtggacgtgggttcaagccccatgatgggagttgCATCATATGAcattcttttcaaagaagtatatataaagtcccagctcagtatgatcttactaagccggcccttgggggctacatgttgctgctccagtttacaagattatatctacaaagtccctgttcattattacataatgacccgacacttaggggctaatgcatattgctttttTCTGAGGACAATTCTatgatgacccggctacactattATGACTATAGCCGATTCATGGGGGCTACACAGatggattttatttaaagccatggtgataagtcccgaaTTATTCATGCGgattaaaccgacccttgggggctacaggtgatatgaatATAATGGAGGAACATCTTCAAGTTCTCAGTTCTTGGATATCATATTTTCAGTTTTGGCTTGGATAGCTCAGGAAAATCAACTACATAATCCGGTGtgagcaacaatcatgacccgacaTCATTTGTTTATAATCCAGAGATCTTGGCAATCATAAACTGGCAAGtcctacatcttcaagccggctgaaaatcaagatgagtatttcaaaaccaatatttttgtcaagctggagttttggaagccgattcaaatggattatttcttataatacttctctacaagagaccaatatCAGTAAATGGATTATGAAACTGGCTTattaacccggattttctagaagaaagaaatgacaaggatttaaggatgatcaagagCCGGTTTACCCGGAGcacaatctgtcaaatttgttctggtgtttattttgcaggatcagtttaacatggatgaatccaaattaaactgggggctaatgtcggggatataccccgcggtaaaCCGGCCGGATGTATAACCCGGCTGAAGAATGGTGCTTCATTGGTGACCCGTCCGGAGCTTGGCGACTCATGGCCATCCTGCCCTGGATTGgcgtaacccggcgggcgggtcagacggatgacaaggcccaaggcctagaaggccggttcatgttatggtgggacggtttaagagaaaaggcataaggaatattcccctacaaaaggaagcaagactaggactccacttgtaatagagtaatcctaatcctaataggactagtcatgtgacccgccccttcaacatatataaggaggggcagggctcccaaaagagggacaagcaaagaagaaacaatctctagggctagacacaaagagctggTTTACCGGCGACTTCCttatgatgataatgagacctagccaccaacagcatgtagggttgttaccggatgatgtttcccggggcccgaagctgtctaaatcctcgtcttgtgtgttgatccgccctgcatctctcatcccaatcaacccctctcaagctatcacatagatgcgttggcttcacgactaagtcctgacactaaggacatctgccgtgacaattccacgacaccctccgtttctaaatataactTTTTTtggacatttcaaatggactacaacatacagatgtatgtagacatattttagagtgtagatttactcattttgctctatatgtagtcacttgttggaatctctagaaagacttgtatttgggaacggagggagtagtactatcCCGTCCAGAAATAAATGTCACTCGAACCGATATATCTAGCAGTGTTTGAGTGTCATTTATTTCCGACAGAgggagtaatactccctccgttcctaaatatatgtcctTTTAGAAATTTCAGTATAGATTAAATaggaaacaaaatgagtgaatctatactttaCATCCGTATGTAATCCATATTAAAATCTCTATAAAAGACATAtgtttgggaacggagggagtataacgtaAGGGTGAATCAAAATCAATTCTGATATCAATATAAGTATCCCAAACCCAGGGCTCAGTTTCTCAAGGAGTCTGTAATTCTGTTAGTCTTCATAACATGTGCACCAATGCTAGCAGCCATTTCAAAATACACACAAACACTTAAACTTTTCCAGTTTTTAGTAAATTTACTACAAGTGACAAAAATGGTTGATCGAACAACGGTAAATAGGGATTTTGAATTGCTCGTTGCAAAATAAAAATCAATGACCTCTTCGTACATTGCTTATCATAGGAGTAGTAGAGTAGAGAAAACACAAACAAAATTCAAAATGATTGAAAAGTTTTTGCAGCTTTTTTGGGGGGAGTGGCGTGGTGTTCGACTTTGGACATTCGATCTTTAGAAAACAATGCTCCTTGTGTGCTATTTTCTGTACGTCTCGGCGCTACTGTTTCATTGGAAGCTGAACATTTTTTATGAAGGCCCAGCTGTACATGTACTCAGAATCAATGCCCTCGGTATCCTCAATCCAAAGAAAAATACTTAAAACATGGGTACACTATTGCAACACATAGACCAATTAAGGACCTTTAACTGCCGTTTGCAGAGAAACAAGAgttctttttttcttctgtaaaaAGAAACAAAGTCCATTTGAAAGTGGCTGTGGCAGCTGGTGCCGACTTTGTCCATCACATGGAGCCCCTAGAAAGAGAAGCATATGAGAAACTATTTGTCAAAAGAGTGTTTAGCTCCACAAAGCTGGGTGATTGCCCCACAGAACTTAAAGAAACCATGGATATAATTTTGAAAAAATGTGGTGGGTTGCCGTTGGCCATCGTTAGCATCGCCAGCCTTCTGCCAAGCTCTACGTCAGCTGAGAGCATAGATATGTGGAAACAAGTTTCTAGATCAATTGGTTCTCATATGGAAAGCAACCGTACCCTCGAGGGGATGAGGCAGTTGATTACACTCAGCTATGACTACCTACCTCATTATCTGAAGGCTTGCATGATGTATGTGAGCATTTTCCCGGAGGATTATATGATTGCCAAGGATAGACTGCTATACAGATGGATTGCTGAGAGTAAATGGCACTGGTGGTCTGAGAACTTGCGTTGCGGGTGCACTTAAGTCACGGTATTTGTAAATTGGAAAAACCCGTCATAGAACTTGCATTGCGGGTGCAGATAGGTCACATATGCCATCTAAACCGGCCAGCTGTCCTATTTTCGAGAAAAAACCCGTCATAGAACTTGCGTTGCGGGTGCAAATAGGTCACATTTCAAATTTTTTGTTCCtggacatttttttaaagtcacgaatcacaaatatttttaatAAATATTTTTTAATTTATCGTCCGAGAACAATTTTTTTAAAGTCatgaatcacaaacatttttttaaatgttcaccaCTTAAAACAAATGTTCGCAAAtcacaaatatttttcaaatttatcatttgcaaacattttttaaagtcgtgaacaaatatttttttaaagtcaCGAATCATAAATATTTTTGAATTTATCATTCGTGAAATTTTTTTAGAGTCGTGAATCACAATTTTTTTAATGTTCAcagctttaaaaaatgttcatgaatcaaaatatttttcaaatttatcGTTCTAGACCTTTTTTTAATGCCGTGAATAAATACTTTTCAAATTAATCATTCCCGAACATTTTTAAATTTATCATTCAAAAACATTTTCAAATTTTTCGTACCtggacatttttttaaagtcactaatcacaaatatttttaatttatcattcgcgaacatttttttaaagttgcGGATCACAAATATATTTTTTGAACCGTCcgcgaacattttttaaagtcgtgaacaaatagttttcaaatttatcgttcacgaacatttttttaaagtcacgaATCACATATATTTTTAAAGTCGTGAACAAATTTATCGCGCTTGACCGTTAGAAAGAGAAAACCGGGCAGCTAGCCGGTTCAGATGACCTGTGTGACCTATCTGCACCCCTAATGCAAGTTCTATGACGGGTTTTTCCGGTTTGCAAGTACGGTGACTTAAGTGCACCCGTAGCGCAAGTTCTCGGACCGCCGGTGCCATTTACTTGATTTCTGAAGGTCTGGTCACTGAGAAACGTGGCTTGACTTTGTTGGAGGTTGCAGAAGAATACTTCAACGAGTTGATAAGTAGGAA
This window contains:
- the LOC123131425 gene encoding uncharacterized protein, which encodes MQSTMQSTKSVSHHFTGGEIRAIHCDDFEEVCRQIADGNAVLATFFDGVGYEQLQYCQYYTAMPASVVAQLIADGEDVSAHVVLLVGVISEQGHRAYFALDLAGTAFCRQVGSAEGWRSLFNWNKKSQLGGYGKITADSAWFTNFFKVSRQNDHGLPPKLFVANHDPDDYLVDNIPTDLTITPQEEGDIILAARNRRYVFHGRYLRRRFRQLGY